Part of the Desulfolutivibrio sulfoxidireducens genome is shown below.
TTTGGATACGCAGGACCGCGGAGCAGGTCAGGTTGCACTGGGTGCAGGACAGGTTGCACAGGACACTGGGGTCGTGGCGGGCCCCCGGGGCCACCAGGATGGCGCACACGGGCGCCCCGTCGGGTTTGACGCAAAAGTATTTGGTTTGGGCCGAGGCCTCCGGGACTCCCGCCGCTACGAGAAGCGCCAGGGCGAGAAATGAAAACAGGCTTTTCATGCCGACCTCCTTGGGAATGGGAAGAAAAGCGTCCGGCGATGATGCCGATAGCTTTGGCACCTACTCCAAACGACCGGGCTTGTCATGTCCGGGGGGGGGCCGGAGACCTGCTCGAACTCGGGAACAAATCGGAATTGCGCGATTTCAGAAGGCTTGGTATCGGAAAGACGAAATTCGGGAGGGGGAGGTCTGATACGAGGAGGCGGCCATGTCCCATGCGGACCGGGCCGAAATACTGGTCGTCGACGACATGCCGGGCAATGTGCGCGTTTTGGCCCATCTCCTCGAATCCGAGGACCTGGAGGTCGTCACGGCCCATTCCGGGAAGCAGGCCCTGGAACTGGCGTGCCGCCACGATTTCGCCCTGGCCATGGTGGATGTGGCCATGCCCGGCATGGATGGCTTCGAGACGGCCGCCCGGCTTCGGGAACTGCCCGGGTTCCGCCATGTGCCGGTGATTTTCATGACGACCCTTTGCGCGGCCCGGGACCAGGTCTTTCAGGGCTACGAGGCCGGGGCCGTGGATTATCTGGTCAAACCCGTGGAGCCCGCGGTGCTGCGCAACAAGGTCCGTGTCTTCGTGGAACAGCACCGGGTGCGAAAGACGTTGGAGATGCGGGTGGCCGAGCGCGTGGAAGACCTCAGGGAAGCCAACGCCAGGCTTCTGGCCGAGGTCCGGGAGCGGCAAAAGGTTGAGGCCAGGCTGCGCGAGGCCCTGGCGGAAAAGGAGAGTCTGCTCGCGGAGATCCACCACCGGGTCAAAAACAACCTCCAGATCGTCTCCAGCCTCACGGACATGGTCAGCCGGCGCATCCAGGACCCCGAGGCCCGGGCCATCTGTCTCGACCTTCAGGCCAAGATTCACGGCATGGGGCTCATCCACACCGAACTCTACCGGAGCGGCAACATCGGACGCATCGACATCGCGGCCTACGGCCGCACGCTGTTTTTCCAACTGGCCAAGATGTACGAGGCCGATGGCATCGAACCGGTCTTCGATCTCGACGAGGTGCTCTTGCCCCTGGACAAGGCCGTGCCCTGCGGGCTGATCCTCAATGAATTATTGAGCAACGTCTTCAAGCATGCCTATCCCAAGGGCGGCCGGGGCCAGGTGGATATCCGCATCGGCCGCTGCGGACCGCGCACCGCGGTCATCTCCATCCGCGACCACGGCCGGGGGCTGCCAGAGGAGGTGGATGGGCGCGGGACCACGACCTTCGGTTTGCGACTTATACGGGATACGGTAAAACGCCAGTTGTGCGGAACCCTGCGAATGGATAGGGGGAAGGGAACGGCGGTTGCCGTGGAGTTTCAAGTCGCGGAGGTGTCGTCATGAAGGGGAACGCGACGGAAAAAGGCAGCATCCTGGTGGTTGACGACGAGCCGATCATCACCGCCCAACTCGAGGACATGCTGGGGGCCATGGGATATCATGTGCTGGAATCGGCCGGGGCTGGCGAGGAGGCCGTGGATTTCGCCTCGCGCCTGCATCCGGACCTGGTGCTCATGGACATCGTCATGCCCGGCCGCATGGACGGCATCGCGGCCTGCGACCGCATCCAGCGGGAGTTCAACATCCCGGTGGTCCTTCTGACGGCGTTCGGCGACGACGAACACATCGCCCGGGCCAAGGCCGCCCATCCCTACGGATACATCCTAAAGCCCTACCAGAACTGCCAGATCAAGGCCTCCGTGGAAATCGCCCTGGAAAAAAAACGCATGGAGCGGGCACTGGAAAAGACCCTCGCCGCGTTTCGAGCCAAGGCCGAGGACTCGGAGCTGCGGCTGCGGGAGGCGCATCATCGCATCAAAAATCATCTGAACGTGGTGGCCGGTCTTTTGGGGTTGCAGTCGGAGGTGACCTCCGACGCGGCCTGCCGCGATCTTCTGGAGATGTCGCGGCATCGCGTCCTGGCCGTGGCCCACATCCACGAACGCTTAAGCGGCGCGGACCGCGACCGGCGCCTGGACTGCCGGGAATATCTGTGCGCCCTGGTGGAACGCATGGTCCGGGTCCTGACGTATGGGCGCCGCCGCCCCAGGCTGGTCCTGGAGATTGAAAACATCGTCCTCGACTCCTGGGCCCTGGCCCCACTGGGGCTCATCGCCAACGAACTCTTGTCCAATACCGTCAAGCACGCCTTTCCCGGTGACAGGGAGGGCGAGATCCGGGTATCCTTGCGCGCCCGGGACAGCCGGGCCGAGCTCGTGGTGAGCGACAATGGCGTGGGGCTTCCCCAGGCGGCGGACGCCGGGTCCGACAGTCTCGGCCTGGAACTGGTGCGCGGCCTGGCGGCCCAACTCGACGGCGGCCTGACCCTCGAGCGCGGCGAACCGGGGACGCGGGCCACGGTCTTTTTTCCCTTGTGACCGGCCGTGGCTGCCGCATGCCACGGGCAAGCCTCCTGGGGCTTTTCACGGCGGCAACAGCGTGATAAAACGCCAAACACCGTTGACTTTCCCGATTTGGGCGTGTTAGGCCTTCCCGACTTGTGAAGTCTTGCACGAACTCCGTCGCGTGCGGCGGCCCAAAGCCGACGGGACAAGCAGGGCACGGAGGCGGGGCGGTGCTGGACAAATTTCTCAAGTCACCGATATTCAAGGATAAAAAGACGTGGGACGCCGTAGGAAACGCCTCGGTCATCGGCCTGCATCTTGTTTCGGGCGTCCTTGTCGGGCTGGCCATCGGGTATTGGTTGGATGTGTGGTTTGGCACCAAGCCGTGGCTGCTGTTGCTTTTTTTGGTGTTCGGCATCATCGCGGGATTTCGCAACGTTTACCTGGAAGCCAAAAAATTCCAGGAAGAGTCGAATAAGACGAACCATGACGGCCAAGAGTAAGGCGTTGATTTTTCCCTTGGACCGGATGCTTTTCCGGAAGGGATTCGTGGACGCGGACATCCGGATGCTGGTGCGCAACCAGATCCTTTTGGCCGCGTTTTCCTCGGCCTTCTGTCTTGTGGTGTTGGGACTGTCGGCCTGGGCCTGGTCGTATTGCGCGGGAGCGGTTCTG
Proteins encoded:
- a CDS encoding AtpZ/AtpI family protein codes for the protein MLDKFLKSPIFKDKKTWDAVGNASVIGLHLVSGVLVGLAIGYWLDVWFGTKPWLLLLFLVFGIIAGFRNVYLEAKKFQEESNKTNHDGQE
- a CDS encoding response regulator; translated protein: MKGNATEKGSILVVDDEPIITAQLEDMLGAMGYHVLESAGAGEEAVDFASRLHPDLVLMDIVMPGRMDGIAACDRIQREFNIPVVLLTAFGDDEHIARAKAAHPYGYILKPYQNCQIKASVEIALEKKRMERALEKTLAAFRAKAEDSELRLREAHHRIKNHLNVVAGLLGLQSEVTSDAACRDLLEMSRHRVLAVAHIHERLSGADRDRRLDCREYLCALVERMVRVLTYGRRRPRLVLEIENIVLDSWALAPLGLIANELLSNTVKHAFPGDREGEIRVSLRARDSRAELVVSDNGVGLPQAADAGSDSLGLELVRGLAAQLDGGLTLERGEPGTRATVFFPL
- a CDS encoding sensor histidine kinase → MSHADRAEILVVDDMPGNVRVLAHLLESEDLEVVTAHSGKQALELACRHDFALAMVDVAMPGMDGFETAARLRELPGFRHVPVIFMTTLCAARDQVFQGYEAGAVDYLVKPVEPAVLRNKVRVFVEQHRVRKTLEMRVAERVEDLREANARLLAEVRERQKVEARLREALAEKESLLAEIHHRVKNNLQIVSSLTDMVSRRIQDPEARAICLDLQAKIHGMGLIHTELYRSGNIGRIDIAAYGRTLFFQLAKMYEADGIEPVFDLDEVLLPLDKAVPCGLILNELLSNVFKHAYPKGGRGQVDIRIGRCGPRTAVISIRDHGRGLPEEVDGRGTTTFGLRLIRDTVKRQLCGTLRMDRGKGTAVAVEFQVAEVSS